The genomic stretch ATTGATGAAATCAGCAATTGAGCTTCTCATCTTTTGAATATGAATTTTTGCAATGAGCAATTGCAGCTTGAATAGCATTCTGCAATTCTTCCATGGAACTATCAGTAGCAGGAGTTAAAGGTGTAGTTGGAAACAGAAGACCACTGTTTGATGGAGAAGTTCTCATTGATGCTGGTGCTGATGAATATTGGCCTAATTTCCAACTTTTCATCATCTCTTGTTTATTTCTAGGTGTTACATTTCCTGAATAGGAAGAAGAATAACACTTTTTATCATGAActctaattttctcttttttgaaaATTGGTTTCACCATTCTTAAGCACTTTTTCATTGCATGATGAATCACATGAAAATCAAATCTCAccttctttttgttcttttctttctctttatgACACCCTTTTGTTCCTTTTGCTGAACTAAATAACGAAAATCCAAACTTGAACTTACCCTCTACCTTTTTTGATGATTCCATATTCTTGATGCTACTCTCTTTTGTGGGGAGattctcatcatcttcttcttctgagaaTAATTCTCTTATAGGGAGAGTGAAACTGTCCATTGAATTCGTCGAAGCGCGAGGGGATATCGATGAAGGAAAATTTGAGAGGATTTGGAGAGGAAGTAAATGACCATGGAAGAAAATATCATCAGCAGGTGATAAATCAAGGGCTGTGAAGGAATTTGGTGAAGATGATTTTGATTTATTGTTGGAATTTTGGAATGATTTGTTGAATGTATTGTGTGAGATTGTGAAGGAGAATTCATGAGTaggagaagaagattgtgaagaTGGTTGTGaaggtttttgttgttgtttttctacTTCAATATGGTTTTCCATGACAATAGTTAAGGTTGCTTTGAAGAACAAAACAAGATTTTTTGATGCAAAATATGAAATTTGTTGGATTATGGTTTTTTTTCCTTCTCTTCTTGAGTGCATAGAGAAAGGTTTTgatgttttcttctttgtgtatttatatatgaaataattggaaaagaaagagagTAAACAAAAACTACTAACTTTGTAGGTACTGAAAAATGTGTTACAGTTAAagacaaaaatgaaaaattaaagatAACTATTTATAAAAGCTTTGAATTCAAAGCTCTGAAAATGTAATGTTTTCTGTAAGAGTATTTGAATAAAATAACAtgaattttttgagttttttgtttttttgttacatGAGAGTAAAGAATGGCTTGAATTTAAGTTAAAGTTTTGAATTCAAACTTCTAAAAATGCAATATTTCCAAGaatattagaataaaataattaCAGAAAAAGTTGAGGTTTTTTTTGGTTGTACGATATTAaagaatgtttggtttaagtAAAAGATTTGAATTCAAACATCTAAGAATGGAATATGTTATAAAACTTTTATAGTCATCTATATGTATGTAGTCAATGTAGTCATAGTCATATTCATATTCGGCTAATTAAACCCaatgtatataataaaaaaatactacACTAACAAAGGTGAAAGCAATAATATAGTAAGAATTGTAATACCAAGTCAAAAACCCAATATAGTATGCATGTCaatataaaaacaaaactaaaagaaaaattaaaaaaagtatcaTGTCTTTCTTAAGGATCCGTTCGGGTCATAGTGagtttttggtttttaattttaagttatttttaaaattaaaatatattcaacaaaagtatatttgatttgattttttatttaatatcaaaatcatttttcattaaaattaaaaattaaaaaattagatttttattttttatttttgttgtaaaAATAAGGCACCATAACAATTTTCGATAGACATCGGTGATCATCTTCGACGACCGTCGACAAGTGCCAATTATCATTCCAATAAGTATTTTAACCACCACCAACTATCTTCGATTTATCTTCGATTACATTGTTGATCACTTTAAACTACCACTTTTGATTAGACATGGCAACAAAGTCTATATTTATGGATATCCACTCGAACTCGTTTTGAAGTTGACGGGTAAAATCCACTTTAACTTAATTTGAATATGGGATCTTTTTCTCAATTACAAAATATGAAGCTGGATCGAATAATAGGGACACTAATTGTCACCCCAAACTCGtcccatttattttattatgtacaatattatttatttgtgataatttagaatattaaatatatggtcaatgttttgataatttaatttgtatttattatttaaaatatttttcttaaatatGTGGTCAATGTTTTGatgatttgatttgtatttattatttaaaatatttgaaatatatgtatggAAATTTTGGagcttgtttattttattatttataatgtaatttaattttggaaaaaataaatatttttctttaaaaaattgattttacaaaaTGGATGATGGTGGAATGGAGATACCCGAACCTATTTGGGACGGGTAATATTTGTCGAATTTTCTCTTCATCTCACAACCATTTTCTTGATCATATctcttgaaaatatatcttcatcctcttaaacttttctttatcacttgaaaacacatttatacaatcatatattatctcaatctttttctctcaaaatttaccaaaatatttttttaatggggTAGCGCGAAGCCCGCTTGGGCCGACCAGACCCAACCCATGAAAACATAGGCCTGATAGGCTAGCCCAAAAGGACAGGGTCGTATTTTTTTGAGATATTTTGCAGTCCGGTCCGCGCTAAATTGTTGGGCTTATGGGTCGGTCCGATAGCCCAAGTCCATTTTGACAACTTTAGTCGTAAGAGAGGTCATAATTAGTGGTCAGGATCATGATGATTTATAGTAATATAAGTGGTGGTTATAGTGATAATTAATGATGGTGATTAGAAATGAAATTGGTGATAGACGATGGTCAATGTGGTGGTTGAGGAATGAGATGATTGACGATTGTCATAGTGGTAGTTGATGGTGACTAGAATGGTAAAAATGGTCTAATAATCATATTAGAGATTATGGATGGATAAAATGATGATCGAAAATGATCAAAAATAGGCATAACAATGAGGCGGGTCAGAAATAATTTTTACCTCCTCAAACCCAAACTCAAATTTCTAAACAATCGTCATTCTCAACCCCAAACATAAACAAAAGTAGAGATTAAAACACTAACCCGTCTCAAATGATACATGTCATTTAGAGTAAATAATTACCATTTTAGAAGAGATAACCAAGAATTTATCTATTAAGTTTTATATTTATATTCaaaaattaatcaattttataacTCAAAATTGAAACTGTTTTGTTAGCTTTTTGAAATTCAATTGTCACATGGTTGGTATGAGTATATCTTAGTTCCATACCATCTTTTCCAAAAAGTATAGTACTATATATTAAATCTGTGTACGTGCGTATGATTCACCCATATCTCATAATGACTTATCTATAATATAAAAGGTAGGCTATATTTCTTTATAGactaaattaaaaatgtataaatAAAAGAAGTGTTATTTTTTTGTCTTATGTTGCACTATAACTAACACACTCTTGTTGGGCGGTGACACTAAAGAATGAGATAATTGGTGAAATGACAAATTTCGCACTTTTTGTGTTGAAAAATGGATTTGTTGGTTGGTTCTAAATTTGTATCCTTTTTTACTATTAGCATGGTCCACCAGCAATTGGATTCAGAAAATAAGGTCACAAAGTTCCAAATTATGTCCATTATTTCAAGATGGGTTTGGCATGGAGGATTCAACTTTACAAATTTTGACTTGTTTATTGCAGGGGGCTcaatgaaattaataataaaaaaacaacaagatatttattttatttattaatatataaggTTTATAGGTAAGTCATACTTAGATCTTTTCATAGATAGACACATATTCTTAATGTTGTTAGCATAAACAAATAATTTCTTAATGTTATTCTAGTTAGTAATGACTCaactaaatatattataaaaaaaaattaatgaaaaaatattAACCGAATAAGTATCTTTGTTTGCGATTTACATTTCGATTTCTCTCTTATTACTAATTATTGTTTTAACAATTAGTATCAAATGATCAATAACTCTGGTGTGAAATTTAAGGTGGAAAAGTTTGAAGGAATTAGCAATTTCGAATTATGGTAAAGGATTTGTTGGGTCAACAATGTTTATAGAAGGTATTGTGTGGAACAAGACCGCCAGACATGGCAGACGTCGATTGGTTAAAGTTGCAAGAAAAAGCCGCATGATTGATAGATATATGCATTTCATATGAAGTGATGCATCATATCTTAAATCTAACACCTCTTAATGAGGTTTGAGATAAATTGGAGAGTCATCATATGTGAATTCATTGATGAACAATTTTTGTGCAAAGCAGCGACTATAAAGTCTGAAGATGTAGGAAAGGGTCTGATTTGCAATAACATGACAATATCTTTAACAACAAAATCAGTTATTTGTTGAGGCTTGGGCTAAAGGTTGATGACAAAGATAAGACAATATATTTTTGTGCTTGTTACCAATTCTTACGACCACTTAGTTGCCACTATTGCCTACGGAATTATTGAGTATGATTCATAGTCACATCGGGTCAGGGGTACAATTCAAATGTTTACTTGTAATCTTGGTCGTAGTATTATTTATATCACTTGCAACATTGATACCCTAattcatttaattaataatatgataCTACATTTTCTCTATAGTCACATGCGTATGCACATATGGTCAAACTACGTAAACAAATACATTTAGTTGTTTGCGAGTTACGCTTTGATTTCTTTTTTGTTACTATTTGTTGTTCTAACAATTGGTATCAAATGATGATTAACTCTAGTGTGAAATTTGAGGTAGAAAAGTTTCAAAAgattataaattttgaattatggaAAATGATAGTTAATGATTTATCGGCTCAACAATGTTTACAAAAGGCGTTGTGCAAAATGAGACGGGCAGACATGACATAACCGCTGATTGGTTAGAGATAAAGGAGATGGCCAGATGACTGATACATATAAGTGTTTCACACAAGGTGATGTATCATATATCTTGGACATAACGGCTCTAAAGGAGGTTTGAGATCAATTGGAAAGTCAGTATGTGTCAAATTCACTAATGAACAAATTATATGCGACACAATGATTATAATGTTAGAAGATGCAAGAACGATCTTATTTGCAACAACTTGTCAATACATTTAACCATAAATTCACTGGTATGGTGAAGCTTGGATTGAAGTTCAATGAAAAACACAAAGCAATATATTGTTGTGCCCATTACCAGTTCTTACGCCCACTTAGGGTTCATTCTTACCTACGAAAAAGATATTATCATCCTTGATGTAATTACTTATACACTTATTTAGAAAATAATCACGTGTATCATACCAACACCAATCATATTGATGTAAGGTTTCACAAGATCAAAGGTTTACTTGCATTAGGACAAATATTACTTAAAAATGTTGATACTTCAAATAATGCATCTGATATGTTGATCTAACATTCTACATGGCCTTATATACACTAACCTCGTTAAAGAGTTCTGGTTGAATGCCTCTGTTGTTTCAGTTGGTCATCAAGAAATTATCCAGCCTTATGTCAATGTCACTCATTTATACATTACTCCATCACTGATTGTTATGACAATCAACTGTGAAGAGTTTGGTAGTTGTGTTGAACATTATGGATTCAACAATGTCTACGCAACTCACCTTCACCGATTTTTTTCCAACCAAAATAATCTCTCCAGTCCTACTTCTCTAATCCCAATTGCAAAATTCTGGCTTCAACTTCTAGTGGCAAATCTCCGTCCAAGAGAGAAAGAACTGAAAATGCTTACTTGGTATGACAAGCATCTCGTGTTATTCCTCACCTACAACATCAAAGTTAATCTTCCTCTTACCATTTTCAACTTCTTGAAGGAAATGATAAAGACTTCTCGAGAGGAAACAACTTTCATcataccttatggaagagttcttTCTGAACTTTTCTGAAAGTTAAGGATAGTTAGGGGTGATGTTGAAGTTTAGTTCACTAAGAAGTTTGAATTTATTGA from Vicia villosa cultivar HV-30 ecotype Madison, WI linkage group LG4, Vvil1.0, whole genome shotgun sequence encodes the following:
- the LOC131594163 gene encoding BRI1 kinase inhibitor 1-like; its protein translation is MHSRREGKKTIIQQISYFASKNLVLFFKATLTIVMENHIEVEKQQQKPSQPSSQSSSPTHEFSFTISHNTFNKSFQNSNNKSKSSSPNSFTALDLSPADDIFFHGHLLPLQILSNFPSSISPRASTNSMDSFTLPIRELFSEEEDDENLPTKESSIKNMESSKKVEGKFKFGFSLFSSAKGTKGCHKEKEKNKKKVRFDFHVIHHAMKKCLRMVKPIFKKEKIRVHDKKCYSSSYSGNVTPRNKQEMMKSWKLGQYSSAPASMRTSPSNSGLLFPTTPLTPATDSSMEELQNAIQAAIAHCKNSYSKDEKLNC